In Bacteroidales bacterium, the sequence ATAATAGACGGACGTTTTGAAACCGAATCATCAGGAGGAATAACATTCGACACCCTTCGTAGCTATGCTGAGTGTGGAGTAGATTATATCTCAGTGGGAGCATTAACTCACTCAGTAAAAGGTTTGGATTTAAGTTTTAAAGCGTGTGAATAACCTTACTATGGTGCAAATAGCAATTAACAAAGATAAATGTGTGGCATGTGGCAAATGTGTAGGCATTTGCCCTGCTGACATATTCTATAAAGGAGAGAAAGGAGATATTCTCCTTCAAAAAGAAGAGGCTTGTATCGGTTGCGGGCATTGTGTATCGGTGTGTCCTCATGGAGCTATAACACATTCGCTCTTCCCGGCAGATAAGCAACAATCATTCAGTTACAATGATTACCCAACGCCAGAATCATTGATGACACTTATAAAAGCACGTCGTTCAAATAGGGCAATAACAAAGAAACCAATACCCCAAGAGGTGCTAAAAATGATTGTTGAGGCAGCATATCTTGCACCAACAGCCACCAATTCTCAAAATTTAGAGTTCACTCTAATAACAGATATTGATAAAATTCGCAAAGTAACATCGTTTACCATATCAACATTTTACAAAATACGCAAAATGTTGGCAAACAAGGTTGTTGCCCCAATAACAAAACTGTTAATGCCAAAAGCCTTTGCAATGGTGCCTATGCTTGACCGTCTAAAAGCAGAGTTTGAAAAAGGAAACGATAAGGTAATGCGAAATGCAACCGCTATGCTTATAATATCAGCACCAAAAGGAGACAGATTTGGAGCAGAGAATGCCAATCTCTCATATCAAAATGCTTCACTAATGGCAGAGAGTTTAGGTGTCGCACAATTCTATACAGGATTTGTATTGACAGCAACCCGCCTTAATAAAGGGGCACTTGAAAAAGAGTTGGGGATAAAAGGAACAATCTGTGCAGGAATGGCACTCGGAATGCCCCAATTCAAATATGTAAAATACCCAATCCGAAAAGATATTGAC encodes:
- a CDS encoding nitroreductase family protein, with amino-acid sequence MQIAINKDKCVACGKCVGICPADIFYKGEKGDILLQKEEACIGCGHCVSVCPHGAITHSLFPADKQQSFSYNDYPTPESLMTLIKARRSNRAITKKPIPQEVLKMIVEAAYLAPTATNSQNLEFTLITDIDKIRKVTSFTISTFYKIRKMLANKVVAPITKLLMPKAFAMVPMLDRLKAEFEKGNDKVMRNATAMLIISAPKGDRFGAENANLSYQNASLMAESLGVAQFYTGFVLTATRLNKGALEKELGIKGTICAGMALGMPQFKYVKYPIRKDIDFTQI